Proteins co-encoded in one Osmerus mordax isolate fOsmMor3 chromosome 11, fOsmMor3.pri, whole genome shotgun sequence genomic window:
- the psmd2 gene encoding 26S proteasome non-ATPase regulatory subunit 2 has translation MEEAKNKEKKLPEKTEEKEKEKEKGQQPAGKGKEKKEEQELSEEDKQLQEELEMMVERLSEKDTSLYRPALEELRRLIRSSTTSMTSVPKPLKFLRPHYAKLKEIYEGMAPGENKRFCGDVVSVLAMTMSGERECLKYRLLGSQEELASWGHEYVRHLAGEVAKEWQDVDDSDKTQQETLLKLVKEIVPYNMAHNAEHEACDLLMEIEKLEMLELYIDDTAYAKVCLYLTSCVSYVPEPENSALLKCALNIFRKFNRYPEALRLALMLNDVELVENIFTSCKDIVIQKEMAFMLGRHGMFLELNEDVEDYEDLTEIMSNVQLNSNFLALARELDIMEPKVPDDIYKTHLENNRFGGSGSQVDSARMNLASSFVNGFVNAAFGQDKLLTDDGNKWLYKNKDHGMLSAAASLGMILLWDVDGGLTQIDKYLYSSEDYIKSGALLACGIVNSGVRNECDPALALLSDYVLHNSNVMRIGAIFGLGLAYAGSNREDVLSLLLPVMGDSKSNMEVAGVTALACGMIAVGSCNGDVTSTIVQTIMEKNEQELKDTYARWLPLGLGLNHLGKGEAIETTLAALQVVPEPFRSFANTLVDICAYAGSGNVLKVQQLLHICSEHYEAKEKEEDKDKKDKKDKEKKESAADMGSHQGVAVLGIALIAMGEEIGSEMALRTFGHLLRYGEPTLRRAVPLALALISVSNPRLNILDTLSKFSHDADPEVSHNSIFAMGMVGSGTNNARLAAMLRQLAQYHAKDPNNLFMVRLAQGLTHLGKGTLTLCPYHSDRQLMSQVAVAGLLTVLVSFLDVKNIILGKSHYVLYGLVAAMQPRMLVTFDEELRPLPVSVRVGQAVDVVGQAGKPKAITGFQTHTTPVLLAHGERAELATEEYLPVTPILEGFVILRKNPNYDA, from the exons ATGGAGGAGgcaaaaaacaaagagaaaaaacTGCCCGAAAagacggaggagaaggagaaggagaaggaaaaagGACAACAACCTGCTGGGAagggaaaggagaagaaagaggagcaAGAATTG tCTGAGGAGGACAAGCAGTTGCAGGAagagctggagatgatggtcgAGAGACTGAGT GAGAAGGACACATCTCTTTACCGTCCTGCTCTAGAGGAGCTCCGCAGACTGATCCGTTCATCCACCACTTCCATGACCTCGGTCCCCAAGCCCTTGAAGTTCCTGCGCCCACACTACGCCAAGCTCAAGGAGATCTACGAGGGCATGGCACCCGGGGAAAACAAG CGTTTCTGTGGAGATGTGGTGTCAGTCTTGGCCATGACCATGAGCGGCGAACGGGAGTGTCTCAAATACCGTCTGCTGGGATCCCAGGAGGAGCTGGCGTCTTGGGGACACGAATACGTCAG gcacCTGGCAGGCGAAGTGGCCAAAGAGTGGCAGGATGTGGATGACAGTGACAAGACCCAGCAGGAGACCCTGCTGAAGCTGGTGAAGGAGATCGTCCCCTACAACATGGCGCACAACGCGGAGCACGAGGCCTGCGACCTGCTGATGGAGATCGAGAAGCTGGAGATGCTGGAGCTCTACATCGACGACACGGCCTACGCCAAGGTCTGCCTCTACCTCACCAG cTGTGTGAGCTATGTCCCAGAGCCAGAGAACTCTGCCCTGCTGAAATGTGCCCTGAACATCTTCCGGAAGTTCAACCGTTACCCAGAGGCCCTCAGGCTAGCCCTGATGCTCAACGACGTGGAGCTGGTGGAGAACATCTTCACGTCCTGCAAGGACAT tgtgATCCAGAAGGAGATGGCCTTCATGCTGGGCAGACATGGCATGTTCCTGGAGCTGAACGAGGACGTGGAGGACTACGAggacctgactgagatcatgtCCAACGTGCAGCTCAACAGTAACTTCCTGGCCCTGgccagagag TTGGACATCATGGAACCCAAAGTCCCTGACGACATCTACAAAACTCACCTGGAGAACAACC GGTTTGGGGGGAGTGGCTCCCAGGTGGACTCGGCCCGTATGAACCTGGCGTCCTCGTTCGTTAACGGCTTCGTCAACGCCGCCTTCGGACAGGACAAGCTGCTGACGGACGACGGCAACAAGTGGCTGTACAAGAACAAGGACCATG gtaTGCTGAGCGCAGCAGCCTCTCTGGGCATGATCCTGTTGTGGGACGTGGACGGAGGACTGACCCAGATCGACAAATACCTCTACTCCTCCGAGGACTACATCAAG TCCGGCGCCCTCCTGGCCTGCGGCATCGTCAACTCCGGGGTGAGGAACGAGTGTGACCCCGCCCTGGCCCTGCTGTCCGACTACGTGCTGCACAACAGCAACGTGATGAGGATAGGAGCCATCTTTGG ACTGGGCCTGGCGTACGCCGGCTCCAACCGTGAAGACgtgctgtctctgctgctgcCCGTCATGGGAGACTCCAAGTCCAACATGGAG GTGGCAGGCGTGACGGCGCTGGCTTGCGGCATGATCGCGGTGGGCTCGTGTAACGGTGACGTCACCTCTACCATCGTCCAGACCATCATGGAGAAGAACGAGCAAGAGCTGAAGGACACGTACGCACGCTGGCTGcccctggggctggggctcaaCCACCTTG GTAAGGGGGAGGCCATTGAGACCACCCTGGCAGCCCTGCAGGTGGTGCCTGAGCCCTTCCGTAGCTTCGCCAACACACTAGTGGACATCTGTGCCTACGCAG GCTCTGGGAACGTGCTGAAGGTGCAGCAGCTGCTCCACATCTGCAGCGAGCACTACGAGgccaaggagaaggaggaggacaaggacaagaaggacaagaaagacaaggagaagaaggagagcgcCGCTGACATGGGCTCCCATCAG GGCGTGGCTGTGCTAGGTATTGCACTCATCGCTATGGGAGAGGAGATCGGATCTGAGATGGCTTTACGGACCTTCGGACACCTG CTGCGGTACGGCGAGCCCACTCTGAGGCGCGCTGTGcctctggccctggccctgatcTCCGTATCCAACCCTCGCCTCAACATCCTGGACACGCTCAGCAAGTTCTCCCACGACGCCGACCCAGAGGTGTCCCACAACTCCATCTTTGCCATGGGCATGGTAGGCAGTG GCACAAACAACGCCCGCCTGGCCGCCATGCTCCGGCAGCTGGCACAGTACCACGCCAAAGACCCCAACAACCTCTTCATGGTCAGACTGGCACAG ggtCTGACTCACCTGGGCAAAGGGACTTTGACCCTGTGTCCCTACCACAGTGACAGGCAGCTGATGAGTCAGGTGGCGGTGGCTGGACTCCTCACAGTCCTCGTCTCCTTCCTTGATGTCAAGAACA TCATCCTGGGTAAATCCCACTACGTGCTGTACGGACTGGTAGCGGCCATGCAGCCCCGTATGCTGGTCACCTTTGACGAGGAGCTCCGCCCACTTCCTGTGTCGGTCAGAGTTGGACAG GCGGTGGATGTGGTGGGCCAGGCGGGTAAGCCCAAAGCCATCACGGGCTTCCAGACCCACACCACACCGGTGCTCCTGGCCCACGGAGAGAGGGCCGAGCTGGCAACTGAGGAGTACCTCCCCGTCACCCCCATCCTGGAAGGATTTGTCATCCTGCGCAAGAACCCCAACTATGACGCCTAG